The sequence TGCTGCCATCTTAGTGTCATGGGGCTTGTCCACCCTCTCAGTGTCATGGGTCCCTGCTGCCATCTTAGTGTCATGGGGCTTGTCCACCATTTCACTGCCATGGGTCCCTGCAGCATCAtcctacagaaaaaaaagttataagaTGTTTCCTATGTAATACCATAAGAAAGGTGGGAAAAACATGACCTCTGACCAGTCATGGGACAAATTGTTAGCTTTTCCAGTGTGTCTTCACGCTCTCATAGAATTGTATTGCTATGATTTAGCAACACAGGAGTTTGAGACATTAATATCACAAAAGGAAAACTTCAGCTACCTTATATCTCCATGGCCAGTCTGAATCACCATAATCATATGTGATCTCCTCTCCAGGGCTTATACTATGTTTTGCAAACAAGCACAGATGGGGCTTTCCTTCAACCATAATGTACTTCATCTTTGCATTCGGGTTTACATGGTCATCGTTGGCCAGTCTGCCCAAGGTCCCGTCCTCTTTAGCCGCATCAACACTGTAATTGAAAATCATTTATAGTTTTGCAATGTGATTTAGTCTGACTTAAACACCTTCCGTTAATATATGTTCAGCAAACCATAAtcaatgtgtcatttaattCTGATTCGACAATACCCACCACCAGAGTTTTCCATCAAAACGGAACTTGAACATGAAGTCCTTAAGGCTGTCATGGTAgatcctctgcctcctctcacaTTCCTGATGGGTAATGAGTTGACCTTGGTACTCTAGTAGGAAGTCCCCTTTTTCGAATGGGGCAGTAGTGAAGATCCCACGACCTAATTCACAAATATGTGTAACGTGTAAGTAAGATGccatgtttaaagtttaaaaggttttaaCATAATTCACTTGGTGGATATCCACAGTAAATAAGTACATTAAAATGcccaatataaatatataaaagaaagaagatttaGTTGAAAGAAgttcagttttatgttttgtcaTGAAGGCACCACCATCTTGCAGTATGATAACCTGTGATATCACAGGGTTGGTTTGCTGCCTTGGTACA is a genomic window of Scomber japonicus isolate fScoJap1 unplaced genomic scaffold, fScoJap1.pri scaffold_467, whole genome shotgun sequence containing:
- the LOC128354704 gene encoding histone-lysine N-methyltransferase set-1-like translates to RGIFTTAPFEKGDFLLEYQGQLITHQECERRQRIYHDSLKDFMFKFRFDGKLWCVDAAKEDGTLGRLANDDHVNPNAKMKYIMVEGKPHLCLFAKHSISPGEEITYDYGDSDWPWRYKDDAAGTHGSEMVDKPHDTKMAAGTHDTERVDKPHDTKMAAGTHDTEMVNKPHDTEMAAGSCPDPRNPSRVGKMKSQ